Proteins encoded by one window of Streptomyces clavuligerus:
- a CDS encoding GntR family transcriptional regulator, protein MGTTQLESVPEPKYWHLKTVIGEALDSDFSVGEILPNERDLAARFGVARATLRQALEQLELEGRLQRRRGVGTTVAPPRMGVEVSTTQQAWPGSAQDAWQSFDCAKAVPPAAVARLLGTVAEEETYTLRRLRVTHGQPVAAEQLYVPAASVPELSAIDAPPGTARARAVLRELQRLELEGQDRAVELGSARADDAKELDRLPGAPVLLVTTRYFSGGRTAAVTVATYRADTCRLTFGASGDVEISHHDQETRRAS, encoded by the coding sequence GTGGGGACCACGCAGCTGGAATCAGTGCCGGAACCGAAGTACTGGCACCTCAAGACCGTGATCGGGGAGGCGCTCGACTCCGATTTCTCGGTGGGCGAGATCCTTCCGAACGAACGGGACCTGGCAGCGCGGTTCGGGGTCGCCCGCGCGACACTGCGCCAGGCCCTCGAACAACTGGAACTGGAAGGGCGGTTGCAGCGACGCCGCGGTGTGGGCACGACCGTCGCCCCGCCGCGCATGGGGGTGGAGGTCTCCACCACCCAGCAGGCGTGGCCGGGTTCCGCCCAGGACGCCTGGCAGTCGTTCGACTGCGCCAAGGCCGTGCCGCCCGCCGCGGTGGCCCGGCTGCTCGGAACCGTCGCCGAGGAGGAGACGTACACCCTGCGCAGACTGCGGGTGACCCATGGGCAGCCGGTCGCGGCCGAACAGCTCTATGTCCCGGCCGCGTCGGTGCCGGAGCTGTCGGCGATCGACGCGCCGCCCGGCACCGCCCGGGCCCGTGCCGTCCTGCGCGAGCTGCAACGTCTCGAACTGGAGGGACAGGACCGCGCCGTGGAGCTGGGGTCCGCCCGTGCCGACGACGCCAAGGAGCTGGACCGGCTCCCCGGTGCGCCGGTGCTGCTGGTCACCACCCGGTACTTCTCCGGCGGCCGGACCGCGGCGGTGACGGTGGCGACCTATCGCGCCGACACCTGCCGGCTCACCTTCGGGGCCTCGGGCGACGTCGAGATAAGCCATCACGACCAGGAGACGCGCCGCGCCTCCTGA
- a CDS encoding ROK family transcriptional regulator, which yields MGRLTGGDPSLLRRINSAVVLHALRGAGSPTLTDLTRLTGLSRPTVEGVIEGLIEAGLVSESEPEEGGARRQGRPARRFRFRVEAGHLLGVEIGPHRVAALVSGLDGRIIGAGHREVPEAASADERLERVRQVIADVLRRAGVPRTSLRAVGVGTPGIVEADGTVRLGTALPGWTGLPLGQRLQRSFRCPVLVENDANAAAVAEHWKGAAKDSDDVVFVLAGLSPGAGSLIGGRLHRGFGGAAGEIGALHLLGREATPEALLSTTDEPLHPLDEPAVAQVFALAKQGDPRATAAVDRFIQRLVHNVAALVLALDPELVVIGGWASGLDGVLAPLRAELARYCLRPPRVTLSLLREAAVATGALRLALDHVEEELFAVEGATAARR from the coding sequence GTGGGGCGGCTGACCGGCGGGGACCCGTCCCTGTTGCGGCGGATCAACTCCGCGGTGGTACTCCATGCGCTGCGGGGCGCCGGTTCCCCGACGCTGACGGACCTCACGCGGCTCACGGGGCTCTCCCGCCCCACGGTCGAGGGCGTGATCGAGGGACTGATCGAAGCCGGTCTGGTCAGTGAGTCGGAGCCCGAGGAGGGCGGGGCGCGCCGTCAGGGCCGTCCCGCCCGGAGGTTCCGCTTCCGGGTCGAGGCGGGGCATCTGCTCGGGGTGGAGATCGGTCCGCACCGGGTCGCGGCACTCGTGTCGGGCCTGGACGGACGGATCATCGGCGCGGGACACCGCGAGGTCCCGGAGGCCGCGTCGGCCGACGAGCGGCTGGAACGGGTCCGTCAGGTGATCGCGGATGTACTGCGCCGCGCCGGGGTGCCCCGGACCAGTCTGCGGGCCGTCGGGGTCGGCACCCCGGGCATCGTGGAGGCGGACGGCACCGTACGGCTGGGCACGGCCCTGCCCGGCTGGACCGGGCTCCCGCTCGGACAGCGGCTCCAGCGCTCGTTCCGCTGTCCGGTGCTGGTGGAGAACGACGCCAACGCGGCGGCGGTCGCCGAGCACTGGAAGGGCGCGGCGAAGGACTCCGACGACGTCGTCTTCGTGCTGGCCGGGCTGAGCCCGGGCGCGGGTTCGCTCATCGGCGGCCGGCTGCACCGGGGCTTCGGCGGGGCGGCCGGGGAGATCGGGGCGCTGCATCTGCTGGGGCGCGAGGCGACCCCGGAGGCGCTGCTCTCGACCACCGACGAGCCGCTGCACCCGCTGGACGAGCCCGCGGTGGCGCAGGTCTTCGCCCTGGCCAAGCAGGGTGATCCACGGGCCACCGCGGCGGTCGACCGGTTCATCCAGCGGCTCGTGCACAATGTGGCGGCGCTGGTGCTGGCGCTCGATCCGGAGCTGGTGGTGATCGGCGGCTGGGCGTCCGGTCTCGACGGGGTGCTCGCCCCGCTCCGGGCGGAGCTGGCGCGCTACTGTCTGCGGCCCCCGCGGGTGACCCTGTCGCTGCTCCGGGAGGCGGCGGTGGCCACGGGCGCGCTGCGGCTGGCCCTCGACCATGTCGAGGAGGAGCTGTTCGCGGTGGAGGGCGCGACGGCGGCCCGTCGCTGA
- the mug gene encoding G/U mismatch-specific DNA glycosylase: MTPEELAAARDHLVDDVVADGLAVLFCGINPGLMSAATGHHFARPGNRFWPVLHRSGFTPRQLRPEEQGELPGLGLGITNVVARATARADELAADEFRAGGELLRAKVGRLRPRWLAVVGVTAYRTAFREPKARIGPQERAIGGTRIWVLPNPSGLNAHWTTESMAEEFGRLREAAFGPAGGGPGTGRTGTS; the protein is encoded by the coding sequence CTGACACCCGAGGAGCTGGCGGCCGCCCGTGACCACCTCGTCGACGACGTGGTCGCGGACGGCCTCGCCGTGCTCTTCTGCGGGATCAACCCCGGGCTGATGTCGGCGGCCACCGGGCACCACTTCGCCCGGCCGGGCAACCGCTTCTGGCCGGTGCTGCACCGTTCCGGTTTCACCCCCCGACAGCTCCGGCCCGAGGAGCAGGGGGAGCTGCCCGGCCTCGGTCTGGGCATCACCAATGTGGTGGCGCGGGCCACCGCCCGCGCCGACGAGCTGGCCGCCGACGAGTTCCGCGCGGGCGGGGAGCTGCTGCGGGCGAAGGTCGGGCGGCTGCGGCCCCGGTGGCTCGCCGTCGTCGGCGTCACCGCCTACCGCACCGCGTTCCGGGAGCCGAAGGCGCGGATCGGGCCGCAGGAGCGCGCGATCGGCGGGACAAGGATCTGGGTGCTGCCCAATCCCAGTGGTCTGAACGCCCACTGGACCACCGAATCGATGGCCGAGGAGTTCGGACGGCTGCGGGAGGCGGCCTTCGGGCCCGCCGGCGGGGGACCGGGGACGGGCCGCACGGGCACCTCCTGA
- the purB gene encoding adenylosuccinate lyase: protein MTAVSAKPRIPNVLAGRYASVELAALWSPEEKVRLERRLWLAVLRAQKDLGIEVPEAALADYERVLDQVDLASIAERERVTRHDVKARIEEFNALAGHEQIHKGMTSRDLTENVEQLQIRLSLELVRDRTVAVLARLGRLSGEYAELVMAGRSHNVAAQATTLGKRFATAADELLVAYGRVEELIARYPLRGIKGPVGTAQDMLDLLGGDAGKLAGLEHRIAGHLGFGQAFTSVGQVYPRSLDYEVVTALVQLAAAPSSLAKTIRLMAGHELVTEGFKPGQVGSSAMPHKMNTRSCERVNGLMVILRGYASMTGELAGDQWNEGDVSCSVVRRVALPDAFFALDGLLETFLTVLDEFGAFPAVVARELDRYLPFLATTKVLMGAVRAGVGREEAHEAIKENAVAAALALREGGADRNDLLDRLAADARIPLDRAGLDALMADRLSFTGAAADQVASVVARIEEIAAAHPAAAGYAPGAIL, encoded by the coding sequence GTGACTGCTGTGTCTGCGAAGCCTCGCATCCCCAATGTCCTGGCCGGCCGCTATGCCTCCGTGGAGCTGGCCGCCCTGTGGTCCCCCGAGGAGAAGGTACGGCTGGAGCGGCGGCTCTGGCTCGCCGTGCTGCGTGCCCAGAAGGACCTCGGCATCGAGGTGCCCGAGGCCGCCCTGGCGGACTACGAGCGCGTGCTCGACCAGGTGGACCTGGCCTCGATCGCCGAGCGGGAGCGCGTCACCCGCCACGATGTGAAGGCCCGGATCGAGGAGTTCAACGCGCTCGCCGGGCATGAGCAGATCCACAAGGGCATGACCTCGCGGGATCTGACCGAGAACGTCGAACAGCTCCAGATCCGGCTCTCGCTGGAGCTGGTGCGGGACCGTACGGTCGCGGTGCTGGCCCGGCTCGGCCGGCTCTCCGGCGAGTACGCCGAGCTGGTCATGGCGGGCCGTTCGCACAATGTGGCCGCGCAGGCCACGACGCTGGGCAAGCGCTTCGCCACGGCGGCGGACGAGCTGCTGGTGGCGTACGGCCGGGTCGAGGAGCTGATCGCCCGCTATCCGCTGCGTGGGATCAAGGGCCCCGTCGGCACCGCGCAGGACATGCTGGACCTGCTGGGCGGCGACGCCGGGAAGCTGGCCGGGCTGGAGCACCGGATCGCCGGTCATCTGGGCTTCGGACAGGCGTTCACCTCGGTGGGCCAGGTCTACCCGCGCTCGCTCGACTACGAGGTCGTCACCGCGCTGGTGCAGCTCGCCGCCGCGCCGTCCTCGCTCGCGAAGACGATCCGGCTGATGGCCGGGCACGAGCTGGTCACCGAGGGCTTCAAGCCGGGACAGGTCGGCTCGTCGGCCATGCCGCACAAGATGAACACCCGCTCCTGCGAGCGCGTCAACGGCCTGATGGTGATCCTGCGCGGCTACGCGTCCATGACGGGCGAGCTGGCGGGCGACCAGTGGAACGAGGGCGACGTCTCCTGCTCCGTGGTGCGCCGGGTGGCCCTGCCGGACGCGTTCTTCGCCCTCGACGGGCTGCTGGAGACCTTCCTCACCGTGCTGGACGAGTTCGGCGCCTTCCCCGCCGTGGTCGCCCGTGAGCTGGACCGGTATCTGCCCTTCCTGGCCACCACCAAGGTGCTGATGGGCGCGGTGCGCGCCGGTGTGGGCCGCGAGGAGGCCCATGAGGCGATCAAGGAGAACGCGGTGGCCGCGGCGCTGGCCCTGCGGGAGGGCGGCGCCGACCGCAACGACCTGCTGGACCGGCTCGCCGCCGACGCGCGCATCCCGCTGGACCGCGCCGGGCTCGACGCCCTGATGGCGGACCGGCTGTCCTTCACGGGTGCCGCCGCCGACCAGGTCGCGTCGGTGGTCGCGCGGATCGAGGAGATCGCGGCGGCGCACCCGGCCGCCGCGGGGTACGCCCCCGGGGCGATCCTCTGA
- a CDS encoding SGNH/GDSL hydrolase family protein: protein MQMNADYTSFVAVGDSFTEGMSDLLPDGTYRGWADLLAARLAARTPGFRYANLAVRGKLIGQIVAEQTGPAAAMRADVVTLVGGLNDTLRPRCDMGRVKGLLDEAAERLAPSCRRLVLMRSPGRNGPVMDRFRPRMEELFAHVDTVAARHGALVVDLYGSGALGDPRLWDADRLHLTAEGHRRVAEAVWQTLGLPAREDWRAPLPPAAVPGWTARRAGDLRFARRHLGPWIGRRLTGRSSGDDLPPKRPELLPYEPPPGS from the coding sequence ATGCAGATGAATGCCGACTACACAAGCTTTGTCGCGGTGGGCGATTCCTTTACCGAAGGCATGTCCGACCTTTTGCCGGACGGTACCTACCGGGGCTGGGCGGACCTTCTCGCCGCCCGGCTCGCGGCGCGTACCCCGGGCTTCCGTTATGCGAATCTCGCCGTGCGCGGAAAGCTCATCGGTCAGATCGTCGCGGAGCAGACCGGCCCCGCCGCCGCGATGCGCGCGGACGTGGTGACGCTGGTGGGCGGGCTCAACGACACCCTGCGCCCCCGCTGTGACATGGGCCGGGTGAAGGGGCTGCTGGACGAGGCGGCGGAGCGTCTCGCCCCGTCGTGCCGACGGCTCGTCCTCATGCGCAGCCCCGGGCGGAACGGCCCGGTCATGGACCGGTTCCGCCCCCGGATGGAGGAGCTGTTCGCGCATGTGGACACGGTGGCGGCCCGGCACGGCGCGCTGGTCGTGGATCTCTACGGCTCCGGCGCGCTCGGCGATCCCCGGCTGTGGGACGCGGACCGGCTGCATCTGACGGCCGAGGGGCACCGCCGGGTCGCCGAGGCCGTCTGGCAGACCCTCGGGCTCCCGGCCCGGGAGGACTGGCGGGCTCCGCTGCCTCCGGCGGCGGTCCCGGGGTGGACCGCGCGGCGGGCGGGCGATCTGCGGTTCGCCCGGCGCCATCTGGGACCCTGGATCGGGCGTCGGCTCACGGGCCGCTCCTCCGGGGACGACCTGCCGCCCAAGCGGCCCGAGCTGCTGCCGTACGAGCCGCCCCCGGGCAGCTGA
- a CDS encoding hemolysin family protein, translated as MIAVQLLIGLLTLVVNAFFVGAEFAMISVRRSQIEPEAEAGNRRARSVLWGLEHVSALLAVAQLGITLCTLVLGIVAEPAIAHLLEPVFHSLGVPEGAIHPISFVIALSLATYLHMLLGEMVPKNISLAEPTRSALLLGPPLVALARALRPVIFAINAFANTLLRLLRVETKDEVSATFSDDELARLVADAGDAGLLDDRSAERLRDALELGRRPVRDVVVPVERVVYAQVSITPEQLERLSAESGFSRFPVRDTRRGIVGYLHVKDALDAAPRDVPFPVSALRPIARVRAATPLDDVLTAMRRSRTHLAAVVDEDGAPVGLVAMEDVLRELVGRTD; from the coding sequence ATGATCGCGGTCCAACTTCTGATCGGTCTGCTGACCCTCGTGGTCAACGCCTTCTTCGTCGGCGCCGAGTTCGCGATGATCTCGGTGCGCCGCAGCCAGATCGAGCCGGAGGCCGAGGCGGGCAACCGGCGGGCCCGGAGCGTGCTGTGGGGTCTGGAGCATGTGTCGGCGCTGCTGGCGGTGGCGCAGCTCGGTATCACGCTGTGCACCCTGGTGCTCGGTATCGTCGCCGAGCCCGCGATCGCCCATCTGCTGGAGCCGGTGTTCCACTCGCTGGGTGTGCCCGAGGGCGCGATCCATCCGATCTCGTTCGTGATCGCGCTGTCTCTCGCCACCTATCTGCACATGCTGCTGGGCGAGATGGTGCCCAAGAACATCTCGCTCGCCGAGCCGACGCGCAGCGCGCTGCTGCTGGGGCCGCCGCTGGTGGCGCTCGCCCGGGCGCTGCGGCCGGTGATCTTCGCGATCAACGCCTTCGCCAACACGCTGCTGCGGCTGCTGCGGGTGGAGACCAAGGACGAGGTGTCCGCGACCTTCTCGGACGACGAGCTGGCCCGGCTGGTGGCGGACGCGGGTGACGCGGGGCTGCTGGACGACCGCTCGGCGGAACGGCTCCGCGACGCGCTGGAGCTGGGCCGCCGCCCGGTGCGCGATGTCGTGGTGCCGGTCGAGCGGGTGGTGTACGCGCAGGTGAGCATCACGCCGGAGCAGTTGGAGCGGCTGTCGGCCGAGTCCGGCTTCTCCCGCTTCCCGGTCCGGGACACCCGTCGGGGCATCGTCGGCTACCTCCATGTGAAGGACGCCCTGGACGCGGCTCCGCGCGATGTGCCCTTCCCGGTGTCGGCCCTGCGGCCGATCGCCCGGGTCCGGGCCGCGACGCCGCTGGACGACGTCCTCACCGCGATGCGCCGCAGCCGCACCCATCTGGCGGCGGTGGTCGACGAGGACGGGGCCCCGGTGGGCCTGGTGGCGATGGAGGACGTGCTCCGCGAGCTGGTCGGCAGAACCGACTGA
- a CDS encoding hemolysin family protein, giving the protein MTEVLLLFVALLLALACGVFVAAEFSLTTVERGDLERAVERGERGAASALKAVRGLTFQLSGAQLGITVTNLVIGMLSEPSISKLIRGPMEDLGLSPSIASSVALVLGTALSTVVVMVVGELVPKNWAISSPLAVAKVTATPQRLFTSAFRPLISHLNNTANRILRRLGMEPTEELASARSPQELVALARHSAKEGALEADTAELFVRTLSLAELTAENVMTPRVQVTALEASATAEDVANATRATGLSRFPVYRGNLDTVVGIAHVKDVLAIPAEDRLRTGVAGVLREPVLVPESLTVDRLMDRLGGRSTMAVVIDEYGGTAGVVTMEDIVEEVVGEVRDEHDPHETPDLAPAGEDADGRPLWSADGAARTDQLEQVGLKVPEGPYETLAGLVATELGRIPAEGDHIDLDGWRLDVVDASGRRAARVLMHAPTGSGGETEQGDDAGHGGAADRTGEAGR; this is encoded by the coding sequence ATGACCGAAGTGCTCCTCCTGTTCGTGGCACTGCTGCTCGCCCTCGCCTGCGGTGTGTTCGTCGCGGCCGAGTTCTCCCTCACCACCGTCGAACGCGGTGACCTCGAACGTGCCGTCGAACGCGGCGAACGCGGGGCCGCCAGTGCTCTCAAGGCGGTCCGCGGGCTCACCTTCCAGCTCTCCGGTGCCCAGCTCGGCATCACCGTGACCAATCTGGTCATCGGCATGCTCTCCGAGCCCTCGATCTCCAAGCTGATCCGGGGCCCCATGGAGGATCTGGGCCTGTCCCCCTCCATCGCCTCGTCCGTGGCGCTGGTGCTCGGCACCGCGCTCTCCACCGTCGTGGTCATGGTCGTCGGCGAGCTGGTCCCCAAGAACTGGGCCATCTCCTCGCCGCTGGCCGTCGCGAAGGTGACGGCGACCCCGCAGCGGCTGTTCACCAGCGCCTTCAGGCCGCTGATCAGCCATCTCAACAACACCGCCAACCGCATTCTGCGGCGCCTCGGCATGGAGCCCACCGAGGAGCTGGCCTCCGCCCGCAGCCCGCAGGAGCTGGTGGCGCTCGCCCGGCACTCGGCCAAGGAGGGAGCGCTGGAGGCGGACACCGCCGAGCTGTTCGTGCGCACCCTGAGCCTCGCCGAGCTGACCGCCGAGAATGTGATGACCCCCCGGGTCCAGGTCACGGCGCTGGAGGCGTCGGCCACCGCGGAGGACGTCGCCAACGCCACCCGCGCCACCGGCCTCTCCCGCTTCCCCGTCTACCGGGGCAACCTGGACACTGTCGTCGGTATCGCCCATGTCAAGGACGTCCTGGCGATCCCCGCCGAGGACCGGCTCCGCACCGGCGTGGCCGGGGTGCTGCGCGAGCCCGTGCTCGTCCCCGAGTCGCTGACCGTGGACCGGCTGATGGACCGGCTCGGCGGGCGCTCCACGATGGCCGTCGTCATCGACGAGTACGGCGGCACCGCCGGTGTCGTCACGATGGAGGACATCGTCGAGGAGGTCGTCGGTGAGGTGCGGGACGAGCACGACCCGCACGAGACCCCGGACCTCGCCCCGGCGGGCGAGGACGCCGACGGACGGCCGCTCTGGTCGGCGGACGGCGCGGCCCGGACGGACCAGCTGGAACAGGTGGGTCTGAAGGTGCCCGAGGGGCCGTACGAGACCCTGGCCGGGCTGGTCGCCACCGAGCTGGGACGCATCCCGGCCGAGGGCGACCACATCGACCTCGACGGCTGGCGCCTCGATGTCGTGGACGCCTCCGGGCGGCGCGCCGCCCGGGTGCTGATGCACGCCCCGACCGGTTCCGGCGGGGAGACCGAGCAGGGTGACGACGCCGGTCACGGCGGCGCCGCCGACCGGACCGGGGAGGCCGGACGATGA
- a CDS encoding GNAT family N-acetyltransferase, with protein MNDQLRHDAPSDDVRIRTATPDEAETVLAFWAEAAEGTSITDDVDGVTRLIRRDPDALILAEADGLLVGSVIAGWDGWRCSLYRLAVLPPYRRRGIATVLLAAAEARFAAVGGRRGDAMVLEANDRAQRAWASAGYRREERWRRWVKPYAEPAAGH; from the coding sequence ATGAACGATCAGCTCAGACATGATGCGCCCAGCGACGACGTGCGGATACGGACCGCCACACCCGACGAGGCGGAGACCGTTCTCGCCTTCTGGGCCGAGGCGGCCGAGGGCACGAGCATCACCGACGACGTCGACGGGGTCACCCGGCTGATCCGCCGCGACCCCGACGCGCTCATCCTGGCCGAGGCGGACGGTCTGCTGGTGGGCTCGGTGATCGCGGGCTGGGACGGCTGGCGGTGCTCGCTCTACCGGCTCGCCGTGCTCCCCCCGTACCGGCGGCGCGGTATCGCCACCGTGCTCCTGGCGGCGGCGGAGGCCCGTTTCGCCGCGGTCGGGGGACGGCGCGGGGACGCGATGGTCCTGGAGGCCAACGACCGGGCGCAGCGGGCCTGGGCGTCCGCGGGGTACCGGCGGGAGGAGCGCTGGCGGCGCTGGGTGAAGCCGTACGCCGAGCCCGCCGCCGGTCACTGA
- a CDS encoding VOC family protein has protein sequence MRARLNEIVLDCHDPARLVRFWAALLGGEPVDRGPDWSYVDPPDGGVRVAFQRVPEGKSGKNRLHLDLDAEGGEVERASDGAVALGATRVGPVVSDPQGRFQVLRDPEGNEFCFVAGG, from the coding sequence ATGCGCGCACGGCTGAACGAGATCGTCCTCGACTGTCACGACCCGGCCCGGCTGGTCCGCTTCTGGGCGGCGCTGCTGGGCGGGGAACCGGTGGACCGCGGTCCCGACTGGTCGTACGTGGACCCGCCGGACGGCGGGGTGCGTGTCGCGTTCCAGCGGGTGCCGGAGGGGAAGTCCGGAAAGAACCGGCTCCATCTGGACCTCGACGCCGAGGGCGGGGAGGTGGAGCGGGCCTCCGACGGGGCCGTGGCGCTCGGCGCCACCCGGGTGGGTCCGGTGGTGAGCGACCCGCAGGGCCGCTTCCAGGTGCTGCGGGACCCCGAGGGGAACGAGTTCTGCTTCGTCGCCGGGGGCTGA
- the bioD gene encoding dethiobiotin synthase, producing the protein MSVIVVSGTGTDIGKTVVTAGLVALAQGRRVAVVKPAQTGVAEGEPGDLAEVVRLGGPAHTLELVRFPEPLAPATAARRAGVPGPGAEEVADRIAALSGAYDLVLVEGAGGLLVRFDAGGSTLADTARLLAAPVLVVASAGLGTLNSVALTGEALRARGVAQLGVVVGSWPAVPGLADRCNLLDLPEAAGAPLLGAVPEGAGRLSPADFRARAADWFAPSLGGRRPTASAPPAPAAAPVRRPVAAAAALR; encoded by the coding sequence ATGTCCGTCATCGTGGTCTCGGGCACCGGGACCGACATCGGGAAGACCGTCGTCACCGCGGGGCTCGTCGCCCTCGCCCAGGGGCGGCGGGTCGCCGTGGTGAAACCGGCCCAGACGGGCGTGGCCGAGGGGGAGCCCGGGGACCTGGCCGAGGTGGTGCGGCTCGGCGGCCCGGCGCACACCCTGGAGCTGGTGCGCTTCCCCGAGCCGCTGGCCCCGGCGACGGCGGCGCGGCGGGCGGGGGTCCCCGGCCCCGGCGCCGAGGAGGTCGCCGACCGGATCGCCGCGCTGTCCGGCGCGTACGACCTGGTCCTGGTGGAGGGCGCGGGCGGGCTGCTCGTCCGCTTCGACGCGGGGGGCTCGACGCTCGCGGACACCGCCCGGCTGCTGGCCGCGCCCGTCCTCGTCGTCGCGTCCGCCGGACTCGGCACCCTCAATTCCGTGGCGCTGACCGGTGAGGCGCTGCGGGCGCGCGGTGTGGCACAGCTCGGGGTGGTCGTCGGGAGCTGGCCCGCCGTGCCGGGGCTGGCCGACCGCTGCAATCTGCTGGACCTCCCGGAGGCCGCGGGGGCGCCCCTGCTCGGGGCCGTGCCGGAGGGCGCGGGCCGGCTCTCCCCGGCCGATTTCCGGGCCCGGGCGGCGGACTGGTTCGCGCCGTCCCTGGGCGGGCGCCGGCCCACCGCGAGCGCTCCACCGGCACCGGCGGCGGCACCGGTCCGACGGCCCGTGGCCGCCGCCGCGGCCCTACGCTGA
- a CDS encoding adenosylmethionine--8-amino-7-oxononanoate transaminase, whose product MPETPALSTTDTSPTPTEELLALDRAHVWHPYGPMPGRVDPLVVDSASGVRLRLAEPAHGRSELIDGMSSWWSAIHGYNHPVLNDAARAQLDRMSHVMFGGLTHEPAVRLAARLVEITPEPLRHVFLCDSGSVSVEVAVKMCLQYWRSTGRPAKRRLLTWRGGYHGDTWQPMAVCDPDGGMHQLWAGVLPRQLFADAPPAEFDEVYARRLRDMIARHADELAAVIVEPVVQGAGGMRFHSPAYLRVLREACDAHDVLLVFDEIATGFGRTGTLFAADAAGVSPDVMCLGKALTGGYLTMAAALCTSAVADGISRGEVPVLAHGPTFMANPLAAAVANASIDLLLGQDWAGEVKRLEAGLRDGLAGAAELPGVRDVRVLGGIGVVELDHPVDMAAATGAAVRAGVWLRPFRNLIYTMPPYVTEDEDLARVCTALRAAAAAG is encoded by the coding sequence ATGCCTGAGACCCCGGCACTGTCCACCACGGACACCTCCCCTACCCCGACGGAGGAGCTGCTCGCCCTCGACCGGGCCCATGTCTGGCATCCGTACGGGCCCATGCCGGGCCGGGTCGACCCGCTGGTGGTCGACTCGGCCTCCGGGGTGCGGCTGCGGCTGGCCGAACCCGCCCACGGGCGGTCCGAGCTGATCGACGGCATGTCCTCCTGGTGGTCGGCGATCCACGGCTACAACCACCCCGTCCTCAACGACGCGGCCAGGGCCCAGCTCGACCGGATGAGCCATGTGATGTTCGGCGGGCTGACCCATGAGCCCGCCGTCCGGCTGGCGGCCCGGCTGGTGGAGATCACCCCCGAGCCGCTGCGCCATGTCTTCCTCTGCGACTCGGGGTCGGTCTCCGTCGAGGTCGCGGTGAAGATGTGCCTCCAGTACTGGCGCTCCACCGGTCGCCCGGCCAAGCGCCGGCTGCTGACCTGGCGCGGCGGCTACCACGGCGACACCTGGCAGCCCATGGCGGTCTGCGACCCCGACGGCGGGATGCACCAGCTCTGGGCGGGGGTGCTGCCCCGGCAGCTCTTCGCGGACGCGCCCCCGGCGGAGTTCGACGAGGTGTACGCGCGGCGGCTGCGGGACATGATCGCCCGGCACGCCGATGAGCTGGCCGCGGTGATCGTGGAGCCGGTGGTGCAGGGCGCGGGCGGGATGCGGTTCCACTCCCCCGCGTATCTGCGGGTGCTGCGGGAGGCGTGCGACGCCCATGACGTGTTGCTGGTCTTCGACGAGATCGCGACCGGCTTCGGCCGCACCGGGACGCTCTTCGCGGCGGACGCGGCCGGGGTCTCGCCCGATGTGATGTGTCTGGGCAAGGCGCTGACCGGCGGTTATCTCACGATGGCGGCGGCCCTGTGCACCTCGGCCGTCGCGGACGGCATCTCCCGGGGCGAGGTCCCGGTCCTGGCGCACGGACCGACCTTCATGGCCAACCCGCTGGCCGCCGCGGTGGCGAACGCCTCGATCGATCTGCTGCTCGGCCAGGACTGGGCCGGGGAGGTCAAGCGGCTCGAAGCGGGGCTGCGGGACGGGCTCGCGGGCGCGGCGGAGCTGCCCGGGGTGCGGGACGTACGCGTCCTCGGCGGGATCGGCGTCGTCGAACTGGACCATCCGGTGGACATGGCGGCGGCCACCGGGGCGGCGGTCCGCGCGGGGGTGTGGCTGCGGCCGTTCCGGAACCTGATCTACACGATGCCGCCCTATGTGACGGAGGACGAGGATCTGGCGCGGGTGTGCACGGCGCTGCGCGCGGCGGCGGCAGCGGGCTGA